A single genomic interval of Mycolicibacterium sp. MU0053 harbors:
- the regX gene encoding two-component sensory transduction protein RegX, with amino-acid sequence MTSVLIVEDEESLADPLAFLLRKEGFEATVVTDGPSALAEFERSGADIVLLDLMLPGMSGTDVCKQLRARSSVPVIMVTARDSEIDKVVGLELGADDYVTKPYSARELIARIRAVLRRGGEVDDVGSDVGVLAAGPVRMDVERHVVSVGGEPITLPLKEFDLLEYLLRNSGRVLTRGQLIDRVWGADYVGDTKTLDVHVKRLRSKIEPDPANPVLLVTVRGLGYKLEG; translated from the coding sequence ATGACCAGTGTGCTGATCGTTGAGGACGAGGAGTCGCTGGCCGATCCCTTGGCGTTCCTGTTGCGCAAGGAGGGTTTCGAAGCCACCGTGGTGACCGACGGACCGAGCGCACTGGCCGAGTTCGAACGGTCCGGGGCCGACATCGTGCTGCTGGACCTCATGCTGCCCGGGATGAGCGGCACCGACGTGTGCAAACAACTGCGGGCCCGGTCCAGCGTGCCCGTGATCATGGTGACCGCACGGGACAGCGAGATCGACAAGGTCGTCGGCCTGGAGTTGGGCGCCGATGACTATGTGACCAAACCGTATTCGGCGCGCGAACTGATCGCCCGGATCCGCGCCGTGCTGCGCCGCGGCGGGGAGGTCGACGACGTGGGCTCCGACGTCGGGGTGTTGGCGGCCGGCCCGGTGCGGATGGACGTCGAACGTCATGTGGTCAGCGTGGGCGGCGAGCCGATTACGTTGCCGCTCAAGGAGTTCGACCTGCTGGAGTATCTGCTGCGCAACAGTGGCCGGGTACTGACCCGCGGGCAGCTCATCGACCGGGTCTGGGGTGCCGACTACGTCGGGGACACCAAGACGCTGGACGTCCATGTCAAACGACTGCGTTCCAAGATCGAGCCGGATCCGGCGAATCCGGTGCTTTTGGTCACCGTGCGCGGCCTGGGATACAAGCTGGAAGGCTGA
- a CDS encoding sensor histidine kinase, producing the protein MSVVSALTLAGVVAVLALAMGVAIGAWLWPRVVGRRQRRSAELAGFAIAQMLRHIVELAPQGVVVVDRYRNVVFTNERARHGELGPVHDGLLDDRAWAAVQRTLATGADNEVDLSPRRRSAISRPGMSIRGHVRRLADDSTFAVIFVYDQSEQARMEATRRDFVANVSHELKTPVGAMGVLAEAILESADDPETVRRFGAQVLGESKRLADMVGELIELSRLQGAEKLPSFDSVDIDLVVSEAISRYRLAAENADITIATDAPTGLHAVGNQPLLVTAVANLISNAIAYSPRGSTVSITRSRRGGNVEIAVTDRGIGIAPPDQERVFERFFRVDKARSRATGGTGLGLAIVKHVAVNHNGSIRLWSKAGTGSTFTLSVPAYRDEGLVDE; encoded by the coding sequence GTGAGTGTGGTGTCGGCACTGACCCTGGCCGGGGTCGTCGCCGTGTTGGCGCTGGCGATGGGAGTCGCGATCGGCGCCTGGCTGTGGCCCCGCGTCGTCGGGCGCCGGCAGCGGCGTTCCGCCGAACTAGCCGGATTCGCCATCGCGCAGATGCTCCGGCACATCGTCGAACTTGCCCCCCAGGGCGTCGTCGTCGTCGACCGGTATCGCAACGTGGTGTTCACCAACGAACGGGCCCGGCACGGCGAGTTGGGTCCGGTGCACGACGGACTGCTCGACGACCGCGCCTGGGCGGCGGTGCAGCGCACACTGGCCACCGGGGCCGACAACGAGGTGGATTTGTCGCCGCGGCGCCGCAGCGCGATCAGCCGGCCGGGCATGTCGATCCGCGGCCACGTCCGCCGACTGGCCGACGACAGCACCTTCGCGGTGATCTTCGTCTACGACCAGTCCGAGCAGGCGCGCATGGAGGCCACCCGTCGCGACTTCGTCGCCAACGTCAGCCACGAACTCAAGACGCCGGTCGGCGCCATGGGGGTGCTGGCCGAGGCGATCCTGGAGTCCGCCGACGATCCCGAGACGGTGCGCCGGTTCGGTGCACAGGTGCTCGGCGAGTCCAAGCGGCTGGCGGACATGGTCGGCGAGCTGATCGAACTCTCCCGGCTGCAGGGCGCCGAGAAGCTGCCCAGCTTCGATTCCGTCGACATCGATCTGGTTGTGTCCGAGGCGATCTCGCGCTACAGATTGGCGGCCGAGAATGCCGATATCACGATCGCCACCGATGCGCCCACCGGTCTTCACGCGGTGGGCAACCAACCGCTTTTGGTCACCGCCGTGGCCAACCTGATCTCCAACGCCATCGCGTATTCGCCACGGGGGTCCACGGTTTCGATCACCCGATCCCGTCGGGGCGGCAATGTGGAGATCGCCGTGACCGACCGCGGGATCGGCATCGCGCCGCCGGATCAGGAGCGGGTCTTCGAGCGGTTCTTCCGGGTGGACAAGGCGCGGTCGCGCGCGACCGGGGGCACCGGGCTGGGGTTGGCGATCGTCAAACACGTTGCGGTCAATCACAACGGTTCGATCAGGTTGTGGAGCAAAGCGGGCACCGGATCGACGTTCACGCTGTCGGTACCGGCCTACCGCGATGAAGGGTTAGTTGATGAGTAA
- a CDS encoding YbjN domain-containing protein, whose product MSAQSEDVQKLIEQALDERELSYTRHEGAHGGLPGLVVQLPGERKLTTNTILSIGKHSVRVEAFVCRRPDEDFEAVYKFLLKRNGRLYGVAYTLDNVGDIYLVGRMALELVTADEIDRVLGQVLEAVDSDFNTLLELGFRSSIQKEWAWRVARGESLKNLEAFEHLIDE is encoded by the coding sequence ATGAGCGCGCAATCCGAGGACGTGCAGAAGCTCATCGAGCAGGCACTCGACGAGCGGGAGCTGAGCTACACCCGCCACGAGGGCGCCCACGGCGGGCTGCCGGGCCTGGTGGTGCAGCTGCCCGGCGAGCGCAAGCTCACCACCAACACCATCCTGAGCATCGGCAAGCATTCGGTGCGGGTGGAGGCGTTCGTGTGCCGCCGGCCCGACGAGGACTTCGAAGCGGTCTACAAGTTCCTGCTCAAGCGCAACGGCCGGCTGTACGGCGTGGCCTACACCCTGGACAACGTCGGCGACATCTATCTGGTGGGCCGGATGGCGCTGGAGCTGGTCACCGCCGACGAGATCGACCGGGTGCTGGGACAGGTGCTCGAGGCCGTCGATTCGGACTTCAACACCTTGTTGGAGCTGGGATTCCGGTCCTCCATCCAGAAGGAATGGGCGTGGCGGGTGGCCCGCGGCGAGTCGTTGAAGAACCTCGAGGCATTCGAGCACCTGATCGACGAATAG
- the mshA gene encoding D-inositol-3-phosphate glycosyltransferase, whose amino-acid sequence MRVAVLSVHTSPLAQPGTGDAGGMNVYVLQTALHLAQRGVEVEIFTRATSSTDAPLVRVAPGVVVRNVVAGPFEGLDKYDLPTQLCAFTAGVLRAEATHEPGYYDIVHSHYWLSGQVGWLARDRWAVPQVHTAHTLAAVKNAALAEGDAPEPALRAVGEQQVVDEADRLIVNTEDEANQLVSLHNADPSRIDIVHPGVDLQVFTPGDKDAARAALGLPDGPTVAFVGRIQPLKAPDVLLRAAAKLPGVRVLVAGGPSGSGLAAPDGLMRLADDLGIGDRVTFLPPQTRDNLVNVYRAADLVAVPSYSESFGLVAVEAQACGTPVVAAAVGGLPVAVRDGHTGALVDGHDPDRWAAALGELLQHGDLAAMSQAAVAHASTFSWDHTVDALLSAYRRAITDYDLAHQRVARDTLSVSSVRRGRRWTRRRGVRA is encoded by the coding sequence GTGCGCGTCGCGGTTTTGTCGGTCCATACCTCGCCCTTGGCCCAGCCGGGCACCGGCGATGCCGGCGGCATGAACGTCTACGTCCTGCAGACCGCGCTGCACCTGGCGCAGCGCGGCGTCGAGGTGGAGATCTTCACCCGCGCGACCTCGTCGACCGATGCGCCCCTGGTGCGGGTCGCCCCGGGCGTGGTGGTGCGCAACGTGGTCGCCGGGCCGTTCGAGGGCCTCGACAAATACGACCTGCCCACTCAACTGTGCGCGTTCACCGCGGGTGTGCTGCGCGCCGAGGCCACCCACGAGCCGGGCTACTACGACATCGTGCATTCGCACTATTGGCTTTCCGGCCAGGTCGGTTGGTTGGCCCGGGACCGCTGGGCGGTGCCGCAGGTCCACACCGCCCACACGCTGGCCGCGGTGAAGAACGCCGCGCTGGCCGAGGGCGACGCCCCCGAACCCGCGTTGCGTGCGGTGGGCGAGCAGCAGGTGGTCGACGAGGCGGACCGACTCATTGTGAACACCGAAGATGAAGCGAACCAACTGGTTTCGTTGCACAACGCCGACCCGTCGCGGATCGACATCGTCCACCCCGGAGTGGACCTACAGGTCTTCACCCCCGGTGACAAGGACGCCGCGCGAGCCGCGCTGGGACTGCCCGACGGGCCCACCGTGGCGTTTGTCGGGCGGATCCAGCCGCTCAAGGCCCCCGATGTGTTGCTGCGCGCGGCGGCCAAGCTGCCCGGGGTTCGGGTACTGGTGGCCGGCGGGCCGTCCGGCAGCGGTCTGGCCGCCCCCGACGGGCTGATGCGGCTCGCCGACGACCTGGGTATCGGCGACCGCGTGACGTTCCTACCGCCGCAGACCCGCGACAACCTGGTCAACGTGTACCGCGCGGCCGACCTGGTGGCCGTGCCGAGCTATTCGGAATCCTTCGGCCTGGTGGCAGTGGAGGCCCAAGCCTGCGGCACCCCGGTGGTGGCCGCCGCGGTGGGCGGTCTGCCGGTGGCGGTGCGCGACGGGCACACCGGTGCGCTGGTGGACGGCCACGATCCGGACCGGTGGGCTGCCGCCCTGGGCGAGCTGTTGCAGCACGGCGATCTGGCCGCGATGAGCCAGGCCGCGGTGGCGCACGCGTCGACGTTCTCCTGGGACCACACCGTCGACGCGCTGCTGAGCGCCTACCGCCGCGCCATCACCGATTACGACCTGGCCCACCAACGGGTGGCCCGCGACACGCTCTCGGTGTCGTCGGTGCGCCGCGGGCGGCGTTGGACCCGGCGGCGGGGAGTGCGCGCATGA
- a CDS encoding L,D-transpeptidase produces MSPARDPALPPSVTRRRAIGVLALGALAPAALAACVGGPDGPGGDDGAPPAPEVEFTPAVDATDVLPTSPVRLQVRYGRFQRIALRIPDGRVVAGVLDRERTSFMTTEPLGYGVTYTWDGAVIGGDGRAVPVSGSFTTVAPSRVISGQFQLADGQTVGVAAPIILQFDGAISDKAAVERALRVCVAPPVEGGWAWLPDEAGGARVHWRTREYLPAGATVRVDAPLYGVHFGDGAYGAADSTLDFAIGRRQVVRADANSHRLQVLTDVGVIMDFPCSYGEGDVDRNVTRSGIHVVTEKYEDFYMTNPAAGYANLRERFAVRISNNGEFIHANPASLGAQGSANVTNGCINLSLEDAEQYFHSALYGDPVEVTGTRIELSYADGDIWDWVISWPDWQAMSALSDAEATEQLPSTAPATPTDAPTLSGTPTTEAPATTQAPVPTGSGG; encoded by the coding sequence GTGAGTCCCGCGCGCGATCCCGCGCTACCGCCGTCGGTGACGCGACGACGAGCGATCGGTGTGCTGGCACTGGGTGCGCTGGCCCCGGCGGCATTGGCCGCCTGCGTCGGAGGTCCGGACGGACCGGGTGGCGACGACGGGGCGCCGCCGGCCCCGGAGGTGGAGTTCACCCCGGCCGTCGACGCCACCGATGTGCTGCCGACCTCGCCGGTGCGCCTGCAGGTCCGCTACGGACGGTTTCAGCGAATCGCGTTGCGAATCCCGGACGGGCGGGTGGTCGCCGGCGTGCTGGATCGCGAACGCACCAGCTTCATGACCACCGAGCCGCTCGGTTACGGCGTGACCTATACCTGGGACGGTGCCGTGATCGGGGGCGACGGTCGAGCGGTCCCGGTGTCGGGCAGCTTCACCACGGTGGCCCCCAGCCGGGTGATCAGCGGCCAGTTCCAGCTGGCCGACGGTCAGACCGTCGGGGTGGCCGCGCCGATCATCCTGCAGTTCGACGGGGCGATCAGCGACAAGGCGGCCGTCGAGCGGGCGCTGCGGGTCTGCGTCGCACCCCCGGTGGAGGGCGGCTGGGCCTGGTTGCCGGACGAGGCCGGGGGCGCCCGGGTGCATTGGCGCACCCGGGAGTACCTCCCGGCGGGCGCGACCGTGCGCGTGGACGCCCCGCTCTACGGCGTGCACTTCGGGGACGGCGCCTACGGGGCGGCCGACTCGACCCTGGACTTCGCGATCGGCCGCCGCCAGGTGGTCCGGGCCGACGCCAACAGTCACCGGCTCCAGGTGCTCACCGACGTCGGGGTCATCATGGACTTCCCGTGCAGCTACGGCGAGGGCGACGTGGATCGCAACGTGACTCGCAGCGGCATCCACGTGGTCACCGAGAAGTACGAGGACTTCTACATGACCAATCCCGCCGCCGGTTACGCCAACCTGCGGGAACGGTTCGCGGTGCGGATCTCCAACAACGGCGAGTTCATTCACGCCAACCCCGCGAGCCTGGGCGCCCAGGGCAGCGCCAATGTCACCAACGGCTGCATCAATCTGTCGCTCGAGGATGCCGAGCAGTACTTCCATTCGGCGCTCTACGGCGATCCCGTCGAGGTCACCGGCACGCGCATCGAGTTGTCCTACGCCGACGGCGACATCTGGGACTGGGTGATCTCCTGGCCCGACTGGCAGGCGATGTCGGCGCTGTCCGATGCCGAGGCCACCGAGCAGTTGCCCAGTACCGCGCCGGCCACACCGACGGATGCGCCGACGTTGTCGGGCACCCCGACCACCGAAGCCCCCGCGACGACGCAGGCGCCGGTGCCTACGGGGTCCGGCGGTTGA
- a CDS encoding ROK family protein, with amino-acid sequence MRTTLAPVSHLHALRSRHQVVPAALRLPEGAAAAVFAAVRLRGPVARDAIAGNTKLSIATVNRQVTALLEAGLLRERADLATSGAIGRPRVPVEVNHEPYLTVGVHIGAKTTSIVATDLFGRTLDAVETPTPRGAQGQALAALAASVQRYLSRWHRRQTLWVGVATGGIVDAGLGTVDHPRLGWQEAPVGPVLADTLGLPVSVASHVDAMGAAELLLGVRRSAAPSTSLYVYARETVGYALIIDGRVHSPSSGPGTIATLPVQSELLGGSGALESTVSDEAVVAAARRLGIGSGQGSEVGTVAAVVTAARRGNDAAHRLLAERARVLGDAVALLRDLFNPDELVVGGQAFTEYGDTVKGVEQAFARRSVLAPREIRVSAFGNRVQEVGAGVVSLSALYADPVGALRRATRPRVAAVAR; translated from the coding sequence GTGCGTACCACCCTTGCCCCCGTTTCCCATCTTCATGCGCTGCGCTCCCGGCATCAGGTCGTGCCGGCGGCCCTGCGACTGCCCGAGGGCGCGGCCGCGGCGGTCTTCGCCGCGGTGCGGTTGCGCGGCCCCGTGGCCCGCGACGCCATTGCCGGCAACACCAAACTCTCGATAGCCACCGTCAATCGGCAGGTCACCGCGTTGCTGGAGGCGGGACTGCTGCGTGAGCGCGCCGACCTCGCCACCTCCGGTGCCATCGGCCGGCCCCGGGTCCCGGTGGAGGTCAACCATGAGCCGTACCTGACGGTCGGCGTGCACATCGGCGCCAAGACCACGAGCATCGTGGCCACCGACCTGTTCGGCCGCACGCTCGACGCCGTCGAGACCCCCACGCCGCGCGGCGCGCAGGGCCAGGCGCTGGCGGCGCTGGCGGCCAGCGTGCAGCGCTACCTGAGCCGCTGGCATCGCCGTCAGACCCTGTGGGTGGGGGTGGCGACTGGCGGCATCGTCGACGCCGGCCTCGGCACCGTCGACCATCCGCGGCTGGGCTGGCAGGAGGCGCCGGTCGGCCCGGTGCTCGCCGACACCCTGGGGCTGCCGGTGTCGGTGGCTTCCCACGTCGACGCGATGGGCGCGGCCGAACTGCTGCTGGGCGTGCGTCGCTCGGCCGCGCCGTCGACCAGTCTCTATGTCTACGCCCGGGAGACCGTCGGGTACGCCCTGATCATCGATGGCCGCGTGCACAGCCCCAGCAGCGGTCCCGGCACCATCGCCACACTGCCGGTGCAATCGGAATTGCTCGGTGGCTCAGGCGCTTTGGAGTCCACTGTCAGCGACGAGGCGGTGGTGGCCGCGGCCCGTCGACTCGGGATCGGGTCCGGCCAGGGCTCGGAGGTGGGTACCGTCGCCGCGGTGGTGACGGCCGCGCGGCGCGGCAACGATGCGGCGCACCGGTTGTTGGCCGAGCGGGCGCGGGTGCTCGGCGACGCGGTGGCGCTGCTGCGGGATCTGTTCAACCCGGACGAGTTGGTGGTCGGCGGCCAGGCCTTCACCGAGTACGGCGACACGGTCAAGGGGGTCGAACAGGCCTTCGCCCGGCGCTCGGTGCTGGCGCCGCGCGAGATCCGGGTGAGCGCATTCGGCAACCGGGTGCAGGAGGTCGGTGCCGGCGTGGTGTCGCTCAGTGCGCTCTACGCCGATCCGGTGGGCGCGCTGCGGCGCGCCACCCGCCCACGGGTGGCTGCGGTCGCACGCTGA
- a CDS encoding SDR family oxidoreductase, with protein MSENRDGTQRVAVVTGASSGIGEETAKTLAALGFHVVVAARRHQRIEALAAEIGGTAVVTDVTDDASVAALAETVRRLPGPLAVLVNNAGGAKGLEPVADADLEHWRWMWETNVLGTLRVTRALLNQLIDSGDGLIVTVTSIAAFETYDGGSGYAAAKHAQGAVHRTLRGELLGKPVRLTEIAPGAVETEFSLVRFDGDEKRADAVYAGITPLVAHDVAEVIGFVAARPAHVNLDQIVIRPRDQAPHGRFNRRTP; from the coding sequence ATGAGCGAGAACCGTGACGGGACCCAGAGGGTCGCTGTGGTCACCGGAGCCAGCTCCGGGATCGGCGAAGAGACCGCGAAAACGCTTGCCGCCCTGGGCTTTCACGTGGTGGTTGCGGCGCGGCGGCATCAGCGGATCGAGGCGTTGGCCGCCGAGATCGGCGGCACCGCGGTGGTGACGGACGTCACTGACGACGCCTCGGTGGCGGCGTTGGCCGAGACCGTGCGGCGCCTCCCCGGCCCGCTGGCCGTGCTGGTGAACAACGCCGGCGGCGCCAAGGGCCTGGAACCGGTGGCCGACGCCGACCTCGAGCACTGGCGCTGGATGTGGGAGACCAATGTGCTGGGCACGCTGCGGGTCACCCGGGCGCTGCTGAACCAGCTGATCGATTCCGGCGACGGCCTGATCGTCACGGTCACCTCGATCGCGGCGTTCGAAACCTACGACGGCGGGTCCGGCTACGCCGCGGCCAAACACGCCCAGGGTGCGGTGCACCGCACCCTGCGTGGCGAACTGCTGGGAAAGCCGGTGCGGCTCACCGAAATTGCGCCGGGCGCGGTGGAAACCGAGTTCTCGCTGGTCCGCTTCGACGGCGACGAGAAGCGTGCCGATGCCGTCTACGCCGGCATCACGCCGCTGGTCGCCCACGACGTCGCCGAGGTGATCGGATTCGTCGCCGCCCGCCCCGCGCACGTCAACCTGGATCAGATCGTGATCCGACCCCGGGACCAGGCGCCGCACGGGCGGTTCAACCGCCGGACCCCGTAG
- a CDS encoding phosphoglyceromutase, translating into MSDSTLVLLRHGQSEWNASNLFTGWVDVDLTDQGRAEAVRGGELMAEQGVLPDVLYTSLLRRAITTAHLALEAADRLWIPVRRDWRLNERHYGALQGLDKAATKEKYGEEQFMAWRRSYDTPPPPIEKGSEFSQDADPRYADIGGGPLTECLADVVARFVPYYTGAIEPDLKAGKTVLIAAHGNSLRALVKYLDGMSDEDVVGLNIPTGIPLRYDLDENLKPKLPGGTYLDPEAAAAGAAAVASQGSK; encoded by the coding sequence ATGTCTGACTCCACGTTGGTGCTGCTCCGGCACGGCCAGAGCGAATGGAATGCGTCGAACCTGTTCACCGGATGGGTCGATGTCGACCTCACCGACCAGGGCCGGGCCGAAGCGGTCCGCGGCGGCGAATTGATGGCCGAACAGGGCGTCCTGCCCGATGTGCTCTACACCTCGCTGCTGCGACGCGCCATCACCACCGCGCATCTGGCGCTCGAGGCCGCCGACCGGCTGTGGATCCCGGTGCGCCGCGACTGGCGGCTCAACGAGCGGCACTACGGGGCGTTGCAGGGATTGGACAAGGCCGCGACCAAAGAGAAGTACGGCGAGGAACAATTCATGGCCTGGCGGCGCAGTTACGACACGCCGCCGCCGCCCATCGAGAAGGGCAGCGAGTTCAGCCAGGACGCCGACCCGCGCTACGCCGACATCGGCGGCGGCCCGCTGACCGAATGCCTGGCCGACGTGGTGGCGCGGTTCGTGCCGTATTACACCGGGGCCATCGAGCCGGACCTCAAGGCCGGCAAGACCGTGCTGATCGCCGCGCACGGCAACTCGCTGCGCGCGCTGGTGAAATACCTCGACGGGATGAGCGACGAGGACGTGGTGGGTCTGAACATCCCGACCGGCATCCCGCTGCGCTACGACCTCGACGAGAATCTCAAGCCCAAGTTGCCCGGCGGCACCTACCTGGACCCGGAGGCCGCCGCGGCCGGCGCCGCGGCGGTGGCGAGCCAGGGCAGCAAGTAG